The Cryptomeria japonica chromosome 6, Sugi_1.0, whole genome shotgun sequence genomic interval ATCCACCGCCACAACTAGTTATAATATTCATTCCTAGTGCAAAACTGAAGTGGAACTGAAATGCTATGTCATCCACCACCTCTACTTTATTACTCTTGGATAATCAAAACTTGCCTCCTTAATCTGCGCCTTAGAAACTGCtgtaatttaatgttttaagagtCATTTTATATGGTATTAACACAAGAAGGTGGTAAAGCAATGTAATTTGTAAAGTCTTTGCTCCAACTCCAAGATATTCTGGGAAAGTTAAATCCCATTATACCATTAGAGGGAACTTTGAAATGGTTGCTTTGTGCAAAACGGGAAAAAATTCCATTCTCACAGCTATCATGTTGATACCTCGCTAGATTCTAAGCCACTATACTGCAAATAGAAAAATTCCTTTCCTTGCCCTCTTGAATTGCCATTACTATTTTCTCTCTTTCCATAGTGGCCACAACATGTTCTTGAGAAGACCAAACACTGACATAGTTAAGAAAATACACGATACCATAATGTTAATTATCAGTTTTTTGATACTAGTTGTGATTTCTTGGTTGGAAAAAGTCTGACTGCTTGCTCATGATTGTCTAATCTCTTTGAGTAATGTTAGCCGAATATCCAACCTCCAATAAGCAAGCTTTGACTTGAAAAGCCATTGCAGTAGAGAGATTCGAATGAAAAAAGCTTCTATAATGTATTAATATAGCGGCCCGCGTTGGCTTATCCCATTACAATTCCAATTCCTGCATGGATTCCCATTACCCTAGAGATGCTAATGTAGTGTACTGTATATTACCAACACGTTCGTTGTCTGTACCCATTTGTGTTATGTTTACAATTTTTCCAATGTGATTAGCACGAGATGAATGAAAGGGATTTATGGGTTCCTTCTTTGGGTGGCGTGGAATCTGTGTATGCAGTTGCAGTTCAAGTTGAGAAGACTTGCACGGGCAAACGATGACGAAGGCATTGATCATGGTGGGTGCTAGCAGATATTTTGGTATTGATTTATTAGATCACTACAGTCTAGGCTAGTAAAAGGGTGGTCAAAGAAGAGTCAAACTACAGTCTAACAATCCAGcttttagattttttttgattcatttatttgcagaatagaatgttgtattattattttatgatggaCACTGCTGGTAGTGGCCAAATCTGGAATGTGGGGAGTAAGAAAGCGATTATATATCTCTTGCAAAAGGTAACAGAGATTTGAATGCAATTCTACGTACAACATCAGATCTCTCATCGATTCACTTTGTCTTCCGACGTCAAGATTGTGAATGGATTTGTTGTTGCTCTGATTGACGGCACTGGTGGATTGGCTGCACAGGCGGTGGTGAAACTGAGCTCTGTATCTTATCAAGATTGGTTTTTTTTCATATTTGACACACGCATTACAATGTGTGATGATGTGAATCAAGATTCCCTAAAATTTGTGGTCGACCTCGTTTTTGCGTCGTAGGTCCCTCAAAACTGCagaacatatgtttttttttacaaataattgGACTGAAGACACGGCGTCTCCACATGACCCACGATCTTGTGCaggaagagttgatgatgatgatgatgatgatccattTTTTTCTTGTTGGGAGGAATACCAACTTCAGTTGAACTCAACCATGGAAACGCAAAATGTGGAAAAAGGAGAAAACTACTATTTTAAGGTGTTGGGATTGGATAGCGAGTGGGAATGGGATTGTTCGAAATCCGTTTGATGAAATGACGTGTCAAATGGAGTGTTGCACTTGCCATATTCCAAAACAAGTCGTTTCTCAAGACGGAAATGGAGGAGTTTTGAGCCCTTGCGTTTACGAAGGGACTGATGGTTTTTGCTTTTGTGAGGGGACTTGCATTGCACAACCCATGCCTGCGTAACGTGTGGGGAAGTAATGATTGTTGTGGACGTGGGAAAGATCTAGACCTCTCTTTCCACCCTCAATCCTATTCCTATTCCCATTTCTGTTACTGGTGCGGCTAAGTGATTGCCCTGTCACCATGCACATGCCATATTCTAGTGCTAACTTTACCCAAATCAACACATATTCCGAATGCCTTTTTCAAAGAAGAGGCAGCGTATCAGTAATGTTTTTGGCTTTTGACAAGGAGGAGGCGGTGACTTAAGTAACTGCAACCCAAAAAGATGAGTTTACACAAAACAATAAGTTAACTTTGTGACAAATTCTTCTCATTCATTCTCATCTATTGATTTTCAGATCTATTTTATCCGATCTTCAATAAATTTACTTTGGAATAAATTCTTCTGATTCATTTCCATTCATTGATTTTCAGAACTATTTCAtctgatctccatcttgatctataTGAAAATTTTTATAAAATCAGACCTTATTCCTCAGTCATTTTTAACCATAAATTACTCTCATACATTATTACTAAAACTATGACCATGACTATGGATATAATTATGATTGGTTGGTTAGAAGAACAACTGTTCAACTTTTAGAATGCACCAATGCATAACTTGTAATGCATTAAGTAATATTTTAGCTTTTGATAAAGAGGAGGCGGTGAGTAAGTAATTGCAACCCAAAAAGATGAGGATGACACAAAACTACACGGCAAGAGTGTATGACTATATGACTATATGACTATGGTTATGGTTGGTTGGTAGGTTACTCGTCTCTGCCAAAGAATATGGACCGATTTTTTATTAGATATTGAAAACAAATTCCTTCACAATATTCCAAACTTCCACCGCCTCAGTATTAGTTTTTCAGGATTATTAAATGAATAATGTAACCTGACATGGAGTGGTGGTTTCGTCAGACAAGAAAGAAGTAGGAGATAATCAAATCGTTACCAAGCATTGCTCCTCAAAcatgaaacatagaaggaaataaaCTAATTAATGGGTAGATAGAGAATTTAAAAAGAAAGCAAgcataatgaatgaatgaatgaacgaATCGATGAGTTGCAAGATTTTAGGAACTGTGTCGGTATTGAGTATTAGATTATACGTCTTTACAGTGAGCTAGTTTAGTGGAGAAGCCAAGCCAAGCCAAGCCCATCTCAGATGCAGCAGATATGatatactaccactaccactacctctacctctacctctacctctacctctacctcccaTGTTGGCAGCACAAAAACATGGTGATAAATGAATTAGTTAAATGTTGCATATAGTTCCTTGAACCTTCCTTCCACCTCTCTtgtcccaaaaacaatatgatattacaatgatCCAGTGCAAGTGCACATGCATGGCAGTCAGCAGCGTGTGTTCCCAAGAATGCAGTTCAGAAGTGGCTTTCTGAGCACAATTTTGTCTCTTCGGGTTTCGCAATTTGGACTGTAATGAGAGGGTGTGAGTCGGAGCAGTCGGAGTAGGAGCAGTCGTCGTGCAAGTTGAGCAGGGCATGGGCAGGGGCAGGGGCAGGGGCAGTGGCAGGGGCAAGGGCAAGGGCAGGGGCAGTGGCAGAAGCGTGGTTGTCGTGAGCTGCTTTGTGGCAGGTTTCTTGAAACTTGAAGGATTCGTGTTCCATCTGATGTGCGCCAGTGAGGTCTTTAGCCCTCTGAGCTTGCAGAATCCAGTCGGTGGAGAGCAACACGTAGAGCATGAGGGCGGCGCAAGAGGCCTGCGCTGCCAGAAGACCGAGCCAGAGACCCGTGAATCCCGTGTTGAATACGAAACTCATGAGAATGGCTACGGGCATGCCCACGAAGTAGAATGAGCCCAGGTTTATGTTGGCACCCGTGCTGGGCCTTGCACATCCTCGAAGAACCCCGCACCCTGTCGTCTGCGGGCAGTTGCCCAGTTCACACAACCCCACGATAGGCAGGGCAAGGGAAGTTAGCTGCAGGATGTCCGTGTCTTGCGTAAACATTCTGCCCCATCTGTGCCGCATTGTTGTTGTGAACGTCATGGCCAGCAAACCCAACACGCCAGCACACAAAAGCGCAACGATCATGGCAATCCGGGCCTTAGCAGGCCTGTTGCCTCCGAGCTCGTTTCCTACTCGAGTAGAAACTCCCAGGCTCAAGGATGAGGGGAAGATATAGACCAAGGCAGTTGTTTGGATCAGAATTCCCATGGAGGCCAATGTGGCGGTGGGATTCACCAGCAATCCGCAGAGAATGATCATCAACTCGTACCACCACCATTCTAGGCAAACAGAAACACAGCTTGGTATTGCTAGGCTGAGTAATGACCTCCATCCCTTCAAGCACTCCTTGGAGACTCCCTCCCACGACTTTTTGTACACTCCAGACAAACACAAGTATCCCAACAGTGAAAAAACAATGTTAAGATTTGTCCAAACGGCCGCAATCGCTACCCCTCTGATCCCCATCTTGAGGTACACCACCAGTATGAAATTTATAGGAACGTGCAAGAGAACAGCCACTGTTGCACAGCACGTGAGGGGGATGGTGATGTTCTGCGTCCGCAAGTAAATTCTGAGAGGGTGGAGAAACGCTTGGGCTAGCAGGTCGGGTAGAGAGAAGGTTATGTAAACCCCCGCCATTTGGGTAATCTGCTCGTTTTGTCCGCACCAGAGAAGGATTCGCTCCATGTTGAGCCAGAGGAAAGCAATGGGCACTGAAGCACAGAGGAGAATGAGTATTGTCCTCTGAAGAGTGATGCCCAGAAGACTCCATCGTTTGGCTCCGTATGCTTGGCCGCATATGGGCTCCATTCCCATAGCCAATCCGGAAATCACTGAGTACCCAGTTATGTTGGCAAATCCAATAGCGAGCGACCCACCTGCCAACTCTAGCTCTCCTAGCCGCCCCAGGAACAGCATCGATACCATTGCTCTCGAGTACAGCAGCAATCCAGTCAACACCATGGGCCCCGAAATTCTGCTTATTGCTTTCATTTCTTCAACAATCTGCACCCAGTTCAATACAAGCATTCTCTTTTCAAGAAACAATACATACATACACCTAGTTACAAAAGCAAAAAACCAGAGATAATACAggaatccatccatccatccatccctAAAAGCAATTGTTAGAGAGGAGCCCTAAAAGGCTAAATCCAAACCTCGATAGGTGTTGGCCACCGCTTGAGCTCGTTGTCATCCTCCAACTCCTGCTGCTTCCAATTCTTTTCGTGGGTATCAGGGTAGCCATCTTCGATAGAGAAGAAAAAGAGTTCTTGTTGTGCCATGGCTGGCTGCTGGCACAGGTGCAAGGCACCACAGCCATCTTCACCGCTCGCACAACTTGGTTGCCTACACATGATTCTTCTACCTTGGACTGCaccttttttttaaaattattctaGTCAACCTATACGTTGAACAACAACTACTCACTCTAGCCTACAACGGTGGATCAAGCAGAACCACAAGAAGCAGCAGCAGCAAGCTTTAATGCATTATAGATGATGATGATCGACGTTGTTAAGGAACTCATGAAGCTTTGATCTGTATGGTATTTTAGAGAAATGGGCAAGATATAGATCGACCAATGTTCTCCGATCACGAAGTTCGATGCATTGAATTCACCTCCCTACTTTACGTAAGCAAAGCAGGAGATTTGGCAGAGGCAGAGGCAGCAGGCCTGACCACCGATCACTCCACTTCCTCTCTTCCTTGATGGATAAGCAAAGCAAGCAAACAAGCAAGCAAAGCAAATATGATATATGCTATGCTATGCTAATGTCTGTCTGCCTGCCTTCCAACGGCTGGTTATTACAAAGGGGATTAAACGAAGCCTACAAAGTATAGATAGAGCTCTCGTTTATGTGATGCCACCTAATGAATACCCTTCTCTTCATCGCCACTATATATTTATGCGACTTAAACCCCCCCCCGGTGCTCAAGAATCTCTTTTTATTTCCCTTTATTTTAAAACTCTGAGCCTCTGACACGAATGACTTCTTAATTTGAGAATCTTTGTAGATTGGCTTCCCGAAACATCCGTTAGCCAGTCTGTAAGAGATTACCTAAACTGAGGTGAAACTAGTAATTTTGTCCTCAATTGAGGTAAAGGAGAAAGTACCAACTTGACGATCAATCAATCCCTTTAACTAATCAAAACTGATACTACCTACACACAGAAAGCACTTCCATTCTAAAGGCAGGCGTTCTCTACAGGACCAACTTGAAACGTCACCCCTCGAAAATGGAACAAAACAGCTCTCTCCCTCCTGTTTAATAGGTAGTATCAAAAATGAAAACTTCCTCTCAATCAAGGCAAGCTTCAATTTATAGAAACAAAGTCATCGTTTTGGACAGTTTCCTCACATATTGGTGTTCACCATACGAGCTTCCTTGGCGGGCGGGCTGGCGGGCGGGCAGGCAGGCGGAGTAAATGGGTATCACAGAATCTATGTAGGCGTAAGTGTTTGTCCCTCTTTCTGGTTTCAATCAAAGCATGGTGGTAAACTCTTCTAGTACTCTTAGTATAACCCACAATTGAACCGTCGCTTTGTTTGTCGGTTGCATCTGTTGGGGACAGAAAGTGTGAGGGGTGAGTGTACTTTTGTGAATTGGGATTTACCGTATCCCTATCTCTGCACCACTTTTTTCTTGCGGTGCTGTCGTACCCACTACACGAGATAGCCAGTTAGGATCTCGGAAACTCAGTGCCAGGCCAGCACACTCCAAACCCCAACGCCCTTATTAATTTACTGCCGTCATAACACCGCACGTGAAAGACTTCGTAACCCTAGTTAACACCCAGTTCAACTTAAGCCCCGGTGATGGTGACTGTGATTGTCTATCATTTAATCGAGAAGCAGCTATAGATATTattatggattgtgaaaatctgataATTTTACCATTTAATTACTTTCAAGATTGTATTTTGATTTGATTGAGAATTGTTACAACTTACAATTCCCTTAAGCCTGAGCCCGTTCGGGGGACCACGAAGGGCTTGAATTAATTGTCCGACTCCTACTGGCGTTTGCAGAGAAAAACTTGCATATGATGGTACTCAATTCAGCCGGCAGCCCGCATGGAGGAGACCGCAAATTCTATCCTCCTCTGCATCGGCAATTTGCCCCGCGGGAGAAGGAGGGTTCGACTCCCACGCCCGCCAAGACGATGGGCCCGGTTCCTCAGACTCCCA includes:
- the LOC131077617 gene encoding protein DETOXIFICATION 48, with amino-acid sequence MCRQPSCASGEDGCGALHLCQQPAMAQQELFFFSIEDGYPDTHEKNWKQQELEDDNELKRWPTPIEIVEEMKAISRISGPMVLTGLLLYSRAMVSMLFLGRLGELELAGGSLAIGFANITGYSVISGLAMGMEPICGQAYGAKRWSLLGITLQRTILILLCASVPIAFLWLNMERILLWCGQNEQITQMAGVYITFSLPDLLAQAFLHPLRIYLRTQNITIPLTCCATVAVLLHVPINFILVVYLKMGIRGVAIAAVWTNLNIVFSLLGYLCLSGVYKKSWEGVSKECLKGWRSLLSLAIPSCVSVCLEWWWYELMIILCGLLVNPTATLASMGILIQTTALVYIFPSSLSLGVSTRVGNELGGNRPAKARIAMIVALLCAGVLGLLAMTFTTTMRHRWGRMFTQDTDILQLTSLALPIVGLCELGNCPQTTGCGVLRGCARPSTGANINLGSFYFVGMPVAILMSFVFNTGFTGLWLGLLAAQASCAALMLYVLLSTDWILQAQRAKDLTGAHQMEHESFKFQETCHKAAHDNHASATAPALALAPATAPAPAPAHALLNLHDDCSYSDCSDSHPLITVQIAKPEETKLCSESHF